The Nitrospirota bacterium genome segment GTCTCTGTCGGAAAACCCACTATCACATGGGCACCTGCATGAAGCCCTCTTTTCTTTGTCATCTCAAGTGCCTTAAGAAATGTATGGTAGTCATGGCATCTATTGATGAATTTCAGGGTCTTTTCGTAAATGGACTGGATCCCGTATTCCATGAGAATGAACTTATTTGACAGAAGCCCTTGAAGCATGTCGAGCTTTTCTTCGTCAATGCAATCAGGTCTTGTGCCGATTGCAAGCCCCACAACCGATGGCTCCTCAAGTGCCTCGGAATAAAGCCTTTCAAGCACATCTATTGGTGCATAGGTGTTGCTATAGGGCTGAAAATATGCAATAAATTTCTCTGCCTTATATCTTCCCCTGAGATAGCTTATTCCATTTCTAACCTGCTCTTGCACTGAAAGTGCAGGCTTGCACGATGAGGGTCTGAAGCTATCGTTGTTACAGTAGATACATCCTCCAACACCCAATGTGCCGTCCCTATTAGGGCATGTAAAGCCTGCATCTACATTGACCTTGAAGACCTTTGAGCCGAATCTTTTCTTTATGTATGAGCCAAAGGAATTATACCTTTTCATATTTAATTATCTACATTCAGGGAAGGCTGTGTCAAATCTCGAAACTCATTGCTGTTTTACAGCAAAAAGACCTTGACAGAAAAGAGGATGCTGATTAGGATAATGCAACAGTCCCGATGCCTCGGGATTCCTACTTGGGCGAAAGGAAGGGACACCATCCAAAAAAAGGCGTCAAGGCAAAGAAAAAGGAGCAGAAATAATACGGGAAGTGGAGCTATGTTATGTCAGATGGACTTTGAAGGAGATGGGATTATTGACTACACTGGAGCTTCTTTTGAGAGCATAAGCCATACATATACCTTAGAAGGAATCTTTTATCCGACTCTGTATGTAACAGACACTCAAGGCAATATTTATTCTGATGTGATTGCAATCACTGTGCTTTCAAAGACAGAGATGGATAACATGCCTGTTATGGCTGAGATGTTACAGGATATGGCAGATATAAGGTTGATTGAATCGAAGGGTAATCGTGCCGAATATGATTTGCTCATGGTTAAGGAAAGCACCGAACATGCATTTTATGTTGAGTTCGTGAAAGATGTTAATGGCATATGGAAAATTAATTTCTTTTAGATACATGATAAAAAACACATTCATAATTATTGGGCTCTATCTGCTTTTCTCAACAACTGCTTTCGGAGCGACTTATAGTGGCAGGGTCATTGATGCAGACACAAAAAAGCCGATTGAGGGTGCTGTGGTTGTTGCAGTTTGGCTTGAGGAGAGAGCAACTATCGCTGGGCCCTCGTCAAGGCTTAAAGATGTAAAGGAGACCTTGACGGGCAAAGATGGGGCGTGGGTGATAAAAGGGCCGAAGGGAAGACGGATGGGTAATATTAAAGCTATTGTCAGCTTTCTTACAGGAACACATTTTACTAAACCACCTGAGTTTATTATTTTTAAGCCCGGGTATTGTTCATGGCCAGCGGCTTTTGGTATTGATGCATGTAAGGAAAAGATGAAATATTCCGACATTGGAGAAGGAGGAGTAGTAGAATTGCCGAGACTGACGGAGAGGGAGGATAGGTTGAAGGCTTATAGAGTAGGACCTGTGAGTGGGGTGGGTGCATACAAAAAGCAAAAAGAATTTATAAGGCTTCTAAATGAAGAAAGTAAAACACTTGGTTTGCCGGGGATTTACGAAATTCCAATGGAGAAAGAAAAGTGAGAATAAAAGCTCTTCTATTTTTGTGTTGCTTAGTTTCCATGGTGATTTTTTCTGCTTATAGTTTTGGTCTTGAAAAAAACACGCACTTGGCAATTAATCAAGAAGTTGCTCAAAGAACTATCAATAGCTTTTCTTTAGGTAACTACTTAAAAAACGAATTGGGTTTTATGGGTGGCGTTGATGAGCCTTTATATGGATATTCTGGTAAAATGAAAATACATATCACTCAAAAAGTATGGCAATGGCTT includes the following:
- a CDS encoding TIGR01212 family radical SAM protein (This family includes YhcC from E. coli K-12, an uncharacterized radical SAM protein.), which produces MKRYNSFGSYIKKRFGSKVFKVNVDAGFTCPNRDGTLGVGGCIYCNNDSFRPSSCKPALSVQEQVRNGISYLRGRYKAEKFIAYFQPYSNTYAPIDVLERLYSEALEEPSVVGLAIGTRPDCIDEEKLDMLQGLLSNKFILMEYGIQSIYEKTLKFINRCHDYHTFLKALEMTKKRGLHAGAHVIVGFPTETKDEMLHMADVVSQAGIEFLKIHQLQVVQRTKLASMYEKEQFHVFGYEEYLNFIVDFIGRLSPEIVIQRLFATAPDEILIAPRWGKSRSEILRDIEKRFIERDTYQGKRYAVTQEVIL
- a CDS encoding PKD domain-containing protein gives rise to the protein MDFEGDGIIDYTGASFESISHTYTLEGIFYPTLYVTDTQGNIYSDVIAITVLSKTEMDNMPVMAEMLQDMADIRLIESKGNRAEYDLLMVKESTEHAFYVEFVKDVNGIWKINFF